A genomic stretch from Pieris brassicae chromosome 9, ilPieBrab1.1, whole genome shotgun sequence includes:
- the LOC123714359 gene encoding uncharacterized protein PF11_0213-like gives MPTTDDRAQQTADSMPNVSAPSLPPMLSTVQSVPSTIPIATIQPMPKSSEPLKPPDDTTSFPEKPTFVPPKSISQSPKISPSSIPNPSPSATTTKPVQLGYANYGCYMYSVPVYSAFQPVSYPVLVQPNNNNKPVTDQPTATEVVYPQTRDGTLSAEGKVEEKFPETIPGETKSQTDFEENFTPKVIPAKIETKIPEGIKSKIDSVNDNLNSPGPISSPMFKDPNKKPTSERFSLKTSIPISKIDMKCVTNTSDSLQSSQLKKPFNPAFHNSKVEAPKIEIQSNVLINEKKLKDVPGSTNSISTLITAAEVINQAETQFRKPDVKTDEEQNKDVCKTSMLPPNIIPSRTIFNPINLDSITPKFTSPSQERTNDQKSNQLLLIQNKNSSNQKMLLAIQQQSPQLPLQRSGVDQKNLQTPSRQSSQAKKCKEELDNENETSSKVVSLKRMHQDDCDENDFENLITENQIYGNKIVVKEKSQGTLQEQEIKNKNKVDKAVLPTSKNIVLQSNFVYLSNVQFPANVMMIKNNKVNNETIKPSVNEIKPNADISKINNNIESVDNTSITKTTQENKEIPILRNNNLNQKLPSKNSNTDIVIPNSKVIMNPQIVYQVPMIIERDNQLNQNIIGRDGTKFVESKNEAQKIEKNRPNDKVFIACQMDSKLQPKLLITNIRAKLNATEEVSSLDLYEKRKRLRRLKHLTNRDSKEPKKNLIPSEEVENHIITPEKIIDEISNEFYNKKSDRDDIESGSEYEDDNIINYENIIKDFSSITKNNCHDKKLFLENFRLTTFQDYKEREMDRQERSIKKDAIASAYITAGRIDCLTAENNCYERKREESNDHTVPKFLEESGVIQQRKQTFLSRLKLTPVTKKTRDGYEKIWQEVLKERKRREKPSENSQTKQRRLEGDNLNLGTSDQLKLLHEIKNQVNENNNLIKKRLDFHTETGDSIKILAEKNFSELNRLSKMADISVKIFSRQDTRKRDLTPGFDSENIQVTKPVANYTPIKVPNIYKTRVSETITNTEETKPQEMMDDGEKFRDASCQVSNNYWPGVETFIKSYKEYDAARKKEILDLNRNNTTLRVGSAYVTRNASRDSDRAKALVAERKHLAKEETAVRKSIKKLYSALETIRSHIKS, from the exons ATGCCCACAACAGACGACAGAGCGCAACAGACAGCAGACTCCATGCCAAATGTATCTGCGCCATCTCTACCACCAATGTTATCAACAGTACAATCTGTACCATCCACTATTCCCATAGCTACTATCCAGCCAATGCCTAAATCTTCAGAACCACTGAAACCACCGGATGACACAACATCATTTCCTGAAAAACCAACCTTTGTACCACCCAAATCAATATCCCAGTCACCGAAGATATCACCATCATCAATTCCTAACCCGAGTCCAAGTGCGACCACAACCAAACCAGTACAATTAGGCTATGCCAACTATGGTTGCTACATGTATTCAGTGCCGGTGTATTCGGCATTTCAACCCGTTTCATATCCAGTTCTTGTTCAgccaaacaataataataaaccagTAACTGATCAACCAACAGCGACAGAAGTTGTTTATCCCCAAACGAGAGACGGTACACTTTCAGCGGAAGGGAAAGTGGAAGAAAAGTTTCCAGAAACAATTCCTGGCGAAACAAAATCTCAAACTGACTTTGAAGAAAATTTTACTCCAAAAGTAATACCTGCAAAGATAGAAACAAAGATTCCTGAAggtattaaaagtaaaatagaTAGTGTTAATGACAATTTAAATAGTCCTGGTCCAATTTCATCTCCGATGTTTAAAGATCCAAATAAAAAGCCCACATCAGAAAGGTTTAGTCTAAAAACCAGCATCCCAATCAGTAAGATAGATATGAAGTGTGTAACCAATACTTCTGACAGTTTGCAATCTTCTCAACTAAAGAAACCTTTCAACCCAGCTTTCCATAACTCAAAAGTAGAGGCACCAAAAATCGAAATACAAAGTAACGTGCTAATAAAcgaaaaaaagttaaaagatGTTCCAGGTTCGACTAATAGTATAAGTACCCTGATAACAGCCGCTGAAGTAATAAATCAGGCTGAAACTCAGTTTCGCAAGCCTGATGTGAAAACAGACGAGGAACAAAATAAAGATGTATGCAAAACAAGTATGCTACCTCCCAATATAATACCATCACGCACAATATTTAATCCGATAAATTTAGACTCAATAACTCCTAAATTTACATCACCATCGCAAGAGAGAACAAACGATCAAAAATCAAACCAACTTTTActgatacaaaataaaaattcttcaaATCAGAAAATGCTACTTGCCATTCAACAACAATCCCCTCAGTTGCCACTTCAAAGATCTGGAGTCGACCAAAAAAACTTACAAACTCCTTCACGACAATCTAGCCAAgcaaaaaaatgtaaagaagAATTGGataatgaaaatgaaacaTCGTCCAAAGTAGTTTCCTTGAAAAGGATGCACCAAGACGACTGTGATGAGAATGATTTTGAAAATCTAATAACGGAAAATCAAATTTATGGGAATAAGATAGTCGTGAAGGAGAAGTCGCAAGGAACCTTACAGGAgcaagaaattaaaaacaaaaacaaagtaGACAAAGCGGTTCTACCAACTTCGAAAAACATAGTATTACAatctaattttgtatatttaagcAATGTTCAGTTTCCGGCAAATGTTatgatgattaaaaataacaaagtaaaTAATGAGACCATAAAACCCTCAGTTAACGAAATTAAACCTAATGCAgatataagtaaaattaataacaatatcgAATCTGTGGATAATACTTCAATTACTAAGACGACGCAGGAAAATAAAGAGATTCCAATTCTTAGAAATAACAACTTAAATCAAAAATTACCAAGTAAAAACAGTAACACTGATATAGTCATACCAAATTCAAAAGTTATAATGAATCCACAAATAGTTTATCAAGTCCCAATGATAATAGAAAGAGATAAtcaattaaatcaaaacataATCGGGCGAGATGGAACCAAATTTGTAGAAAGCAAAAACGAGgcccaaaaaattgaaaagaaCAGACCCAATGATAAAGTTTTCATAGCTTGTCAAATGGATTCTAAATTACAACCAAAACTATTAATAACGAATATAAGAGCTAAGTTAAATGCAACAGAAGAAGTAAGCTCACTCGATCTCtatgaaaaaagaaaaagattgAGGAGATTAAAGCATTTAACTAACCGCGATAGTAAAgaacctaaaaaaaatcttataccaTCAGAAGAAGTTGAAAACCACATTATAACACctgaaaaaattatagatgAAATCTCTAACGAATTTTATAACAAGAAATCAGATAGAGATGATATAGAAAGTGGGAGTGAGTATGAAGATGacaatattatcaattatgaaaacattattaagGATTTCAGTTCAATAACCAAGAACAATTGTCACgataaaaaactatttctcGAAAATTTCCGATTAACAACGTTTCAAGATTACAAAG AACGAGAAATGGATCGACAGGAGAGGTCTATTAAAAAAGATGCGATTGCGTCGGCATATATAACTGCCGGTCGAATAGACTGCCTTACGGcagaaaataattgttacgaGCGCAAAAGGGAGGAATCAAATGACCATACAGTCCCTAAATTTTTAGAAGAATCCGGTGTGATTCaacaaagaaaacaaactTTTCTATCGCGACTGAAGCTTACTCCAGTTACTAAAAAAACGAGAGACG GTTATGAGAAAATATGGCAAGAAGttttaaaagaaagaaaacGTCGGGAAAAGCCATCAGAAAATTCCCAAACGAAACAACGAAGACTTGAAGGTGATAATCTTAATTTAGGCACAAGCGACCAATTAAAACTTCtccatgaaataaaaaatcaagtcaacgaaaacaataatttaattaaaaaaaggctAGACTTTCACACCGAAACCGGCGACAGCATCAAAATATTGGCTGAGAAGAATTTCTCTGAACTGAATCGACTGTCCAAAATGGCCGATATAAGTGTGAAGATTTTTAGTCGACAAGATACAAGGAAACGTGATTTAACACCAGGCTTTGACAGTGAAAATATCCAAGTAACTAAACCGGTAGCCAATTATACACCAATCAAGgtaccaaatatatataaaactcgTGTCTCTGAAACCATAACTAACACGGAGGAAACAAAACCGCAAGAGATGATGGACGATGGAGAAAAATTCAGGGACGCCAGTTGTCAAGTCTCAAACAACTACTGGCCCGGCGtggaaacttttattaaaagctaTAAAGAGTATGACgcag CTCGCAAGAAAGAAATATTGGATCTCAATCGTAACAACACAACACTTCGTGTCGGGAGTGCGTACGTGACTAGGAACGCGTCCCGAGACTCCGACAGAGCCAAGGCTCTAGTCGCTGAAAGGAAACATTTGGCAAAAGAGGAGACCGCTGTAAGGAAGTCCATAAAGAAATTGTACAGCGCTTTAGAAACTATAAGAAGTCACATTAAATCTTAA